The following is a genomic window from Neodiprion pinetum isolate iyNeoPine1 chromosome 3, iyNeoPine1.2, whole genome shotgun sequence.
TCGTCCTCATATTTTTCccactttgaaaaattcccgCCCTCCGTTGACGTCGCCTCTCTCTCAACCTCCTCTTCCCCCTTTGCGTCCCTTGATTCGACGCTCCCAATTTCAACCCCCGTGTCACCCTCGCCGATCGACATGTTTTCGTCGATCAAAGCCGcgcattttttttcgtcctcgCCGCTCGGGCAATCCCGAAAACCGTCGCAAACCTTTTCCGGGTTCACGCAAGCTTTGCTGTTACCGCACACGAATTGACCCTTTCCGCACCAGTCtgtttttttagaaaaagtcTGTGCGTTTATTTAGgggatgatatttttttattttttttatttttttcattttatttttgggACAGTTTTCAACCGTTCTACATGATCgattattttgattatttttttctgaaacctCACCAGTGATTTTACTGATTCGAAAGTCTCAACGATTTTCAATGGTTTTTAACTATTTCAtgcgattttatttcatttgtttaacGATTTTGTGCAAAACATTATATGGTGATTTCAACGATATCACAAGATATCAcctgatttgaaaatttcagtgaTTATTGTATTCAGACTCTGATTAAGGATGCCCTGGCTATACATTCTCAATCAAAAGTGAGTCTCGTCgacaatattgaatactttgtgatgagataaaaattggaatataTCAACCGTAATAAAGACGACGAGAAAATTAAACTTGATTAATAATTATGCTCAaaagttatcaataaattatttgaacaaaattaattattataataattaacattaCATCTAACGGTAAGAGGTCGTGTGAATTAATGCAATTAGGTACTCAAGCATATTCAAAATGATGTGACATTTGATTTTGTTATCTTCGAGTCTGCATCACTGCGGAATAATTCATGTACCAATGTGATTTCATATGTATATCGAAGACATATGAATGGGGAGttatcggtgtaatttgaatgaaattgcCCCTCGCCGTAACTTTAATAATAGTAGTCTACGTCATAAGAGTGAGAAATACGAACCGCAATCGGTTTCATCCGAGTAGTCCCAGCAGTCCGGAGTACCGTCGCAAATCTTGTGGTAGAGTAGTTGAgcttttaaaaaatcaccgcATCTACAGTTAGACTCGTCCTCGGACGTAGCGCATTCTCTCAGCATGTTGCATCTAGCACCAGCTGGCAGGCATTTGCCATCGTTGCATTGAAATCCCTGACACGTTTCTCCTGTGACGAATTAATTTAACGTATAACGGTATAACGACGTGTGTTTAGTcgtcaatattttattacaacactgtgcatttttttttttttttatatagatAATCCACAATCACgagtttcatcaattttattacattactCATCTTGATTTAACGGTCGTTTGATGTAGATTGTTGAAGGAGCTTTTTGTGATGGAGGAAAAATCGATGAACGTAAAAAACTGAGAATCAAAAAACAGTTCATTCGACTAATTTAcagtgtttcaaatttcaattttcgacctttttttttttgtcagttaTTTGTTCAAATTATTGTGAAGTCAAAAACTGAAGGAAAAAccgtatttttgaaaaacgataGTGGGaatttatcttctttttttttaagaattctATATTTTCGATCTCTTACTCACCGTTATTCTCGACCGGATTTTCCTCGGTGCTAGATCGCATTTTCTCCGTTCTTTCCTCGGCCTTGATCAGAACTTTGGTGGGAACCTTGATGCCGTCACGACTGAGTATAAAATCGTCGGTATCATTACTCGAAATGACTTTATCACCGCTTAAAACTGTCGCGAGTTTAGttagtttgtcaaaattagCCAATTCTTCCCCTTGGTTCCCGCTCGGTACTTCCGGTCTCGGTATCGTCGAGTGATCGCGCGACGGATCGTCCTCAACCTCATCCTCGCCATCCTGCTTCGTCGATATCGTCAAGGTGTCAGTCCTGACCTTTGCGAACTGTTTGAGCTTTTCCAAAAGCATTATACTTTCCCGAGCATTTGATATCTTCCTGTCAGAGTTTCCCGGATTTTTAAAATCGTCAAAAAGCGGCTCTTCCGATCGGTTCGCTCCAAAATCCGGAGCCTCGATCTTCGCTCGCTGACTTCCACCGATTTTCGAATCAGAAATTCGCACTTCCGGTTCCGATACCCTCGTGCTGATCGACGTTATCACTTCAACGACTTGCCGATCCGGCTTTGTCGACTTGTCCGGACTTCCGGCTCCTTCCTCATCCTTCTCTTCCGGTTTCTCCTCGTTCGCTGTTCGCAGTTTTTCATAGCTTCGATCGGCAACCTCGACGATATCCTCGATCGGCAATTCGCCACCCTCGCTGTCGTAATTATCTTCCGTATAATTACCGGAAGCCCCTGGAGGTCTGGGTCGAGGTCGAATCGGTCTACCGATTCCACTGTTGCTTTTCACCGGCGCCAACGTGACGAGATTCTCGACGACGTTCGCCTTTAACGTGTCGTTGTAGACCTTTGACTTGAGTTCAGATTCCCTCTTTGCCTCGTCCCGATCACTCTCACCATCCTTCTTTACCAGGGACTCGTTTTTCACACTACCAGGCGTGTATTTCACAGTTTCGATCTCTACGAACGTCGAATTTCTACCGGTGTTAACGACGCTCTGAGGAATCGGATCCTCCCGCTGCTGAAGCTTCTCCGTTGGCCTCTGTAACTTTTGACCGTTGTTCTTGTTCAACGGATGAAGAATCTCCGAGTAAATCTCGGTCGTTGTGTGCTTCAGGGTTTTGTCATCGTCGATCGTTATCGAGGTAGTCAAATCGCTGATCGGCGGTCGCTGCTCCTCGAATTCCAGCTTCGATTTCTCCTCCAGCCTTGACGGTCCCTCTCGATCCTGATCCTCATCCTCGTTCTCCGCTTCAGCTATCTTGTCGACCGGTATCGTGTGCCTGAACGGTCTCAAGGTCCCTGGGTTCTCCACCAGGATCGGCTTCGCCTCTCCGTTCAGATCGGGGCTCTTGTAGCTCGTGTATATCGGTTCACGTCGGGAAATCGCCTCCCGAAGAACAGCCTTGCGATCCTGCATGGCGTCCTCGAGGCTAGCCTCGATTTCGGAGAACCGATTTCTTCCCTCGAGCTCATCGACGTCCAGTACAACCTCAGCCTCTCCGATACCCGCCACTTCAGGCTCACTCTGGACGCCGAAAATCGCGCTACTTTCGGTTTCGGGAATCGGAACGTTGCCCGTAGAGAAGACCCTGACGTTGTACGTCTTCCGGATCGGCTCGGAGTCCGCTATCTCGATCGAATCGGCTCTGACCTCCTTGTCGATCGGTAGACTCACCACCTCGTCTCTGAACAGGGGTTCGTCCGACGGTTGGGTCGGTATCTTATTTTTGAACTTGCCGTTCACCCTGAAGTTCACCATCTCCTGAGGCACTATTCGGTCCGTGTGATCCTCGGAATCTCGGCTCGTAGTTTCGCCGATCGTTTCGAACACCGGAAGCAGAGAGGGTTCGTCGACTTTCGACGCGATGCTGGGAACTTCTGGTACCGTCGACGGAACGGATTCGTCGTTTAATTTGAGCCTCAATTCCGTGTTCACAAAGCCCGGGATTATCGGGCGCCATGGGGACGTCTCGAATTCCGGATCCACGAAGTCCTTGAAGGGTTTCTTTGTCGTCGAAACTTCCGTCACCTTAGGTTTCGAGCTCGTCGTTTCCGGCTTCGACGTTTCCGTGCTGCTCGACGTCGTCTCGACCTCTTTTCGCGTCGTTTTTACCATTCTTTCGGTCGTTTCCGGGGGAACGACGGTCGTCGAAGTGCTTCGACTTCTCTCCGCGATTTCTGGACTATCCGTTCCGTTCAGTTTGGTCACTTTGTAGGTGCCTTGAATCGTCGGTATGTTACTGAAGTCGATGTTTGCCTCGTCTGGATCCGTTTTAATCGGACTCAATGTTGTTGATGAtggcgacgacgacgacgatgataacgacgatgatgatgatgatgaagtGTTTCTAATGCTTGGTCGCAGAAGACCGTTTTTCGTTATCATCGTGTTCTTTTTTCGCGCTgtttgctgctgttgttgctgttgtggTCTGTTTGGTACTCCTCCGTCTTGATCGAGCGcttcgtagaaaaaaaaaataataaaataaaaaatggaaacgaATGTTTGAAGTTAATACAGTGCTTGTCTTTCGTTGTTTTAACtggatttatttattctcctCGCATGAATCGGGTAATTTCTTAAAGAGTATCTACCGAATGCGAAGTTTTTTCACGGATTGAACATAGTTGAAAATTAGTATCCAATAAAAATCCTTCGTTTTTTCtgtaatatatatacgatCGATTCCACTGTACAGACTTTActctgaaatgaattttaaacttCATTTCATTTTGGAATTCTGGATATCTTTTCATAATTAACTACCGAATGtttgttctcattttttaaattgcaaaaaatgcgACTTACTTTTAACTGAGATGCTCGCCAAGTCTAATTCCATGTCCTTGAACAAGGATGACGTCGAGTAAGTTTCTTTCGCCAGTATATCGGCAATGGTATCTTCAACGTTGCTAATGGATTTGGGTAGCTTCCTGCGGTCTAGATAAACTCTGAAGAATACCTTGAGCGTgccgttttcaaatttgtcgATAAACGTTTGTTTGTACGCAGGGGCTAACACGCTTCTTCTGAACAGCAGCTCGAACTGTATGGAATGGAAagtttctctattttttcacTCGTATCGCAAATCGGAGATactaaaaattgtaaaacgcgttgaaggtttttttttttctgtttcgtACGATTCCAACAAAAAAGGTATCCCAgatcgatctctccgatttcatttcttttttaacatGTTACAGTAaaagactaaaaactaagcgacacttttttttaagcGACTTTTCACTTACTATATTTTTGTACTTCCGCTCCTTTTCACGGAATGCCATACTCGTGTTCAGCTTCAACATCGGATAGTAACGCTCTCCGCTCGAAACTCGAAAGCTGCACGCGAATCCTGTTACAGCTACGGAAAAATATGATCGAtatgcattaaaaaattttttttattatcaacaatgttttttaaataattaaaaataaaaaaaataaataaataaatgaaatgacaTAAAAGTTCAATTCATTTAACAAAACTTTACCAGTTTGGTAAAGGCGTTCGAGATTTTACTGGCTATtctaagtttttgaaaatttctattcacaatcacgAATTATTCTTCGCGATAATATGCATTACATAAATtcgattcaaatattttaaagCTGTTCTCACCATTTTTAGGGTCATTCCTGAGAGCTGTAACAGATTGAAACGAATgaacaaaattaattaattatattttctggtCAGTTGGTTTTCTAGATCTGGTTAgtaacttttaaaaaaaaaaaaaaaaggacgaaTAAATCGCGATCTTGACCGTCAAAaagaagttggaaaaaaattctatgcaaAAATGTTTTTCGTACGATGAATGAGAtgctaaaaattttataaatttcactcACCACCCATCCATAAAGCCAAACCAGCAACGGCTAAAACGGCAATTAGCACGAGCATAGCAGAAATGATTAGCACGGCGCTACCGATTTTCCATTTTGTTGTGTTTTTACCGTTTTTATTAACGTGGGGCGGCACTCTGTACCAAGCTGATCTTGGCGGCAGGTAATATTCGCTCTGTAACGAAAAAACGTgagaagaattaaaaaaaaaaaaagaaaatacagttatgctgattataattataattatacgccCTATTGTACGTATTTTAtcgaattataatattattttaatcaacGAAACGATTGTTTTCATTCTGTTCTAATTTGCgtttcgtcaaaaaaaaataaatgtttgtaTTATCAGCTATCAGTTTATCGCATTAAAAACTGATACGTGATTTCCAATTGTCagaatattgttaaaatttcaaataatcgaCACTTAAAATGTGTATAACAAACATTTTCGAACGATCAAGTAAAAATCTACAGTCAAGTCTTTCGTTAATCGTGATTGATTGGTTGGGAATTCTTTTTGACACTGtgttcgactttttttttacgcaaattttcaataattttagaTGTGAAAACGCACAGATGTGAGCAAAAACGAGCTCAGACAGAATTCGCACTGCAATATGTTGACGCGATGGATGTGGTGTACATGAAATAACTGCAAAAaactaataataacaatatgtaatatgtgtaaaatgtaataataaactAACCGCAGCCATTCGCACATCGAGTTTAAAAC
Proteins encoded in this region:
- the LOC124214909 gene encoding uncharacterized protein isoform X1; amino-acid sequence: MTSTCGSTKSHPALTTSSFYRPGSYPYQSEYYLPPRSAWYRVPPHVNKNGKNTTKWKIGSAVLIISAMLVLIAVLAVAGLALWMGALRNDPKNAVTGFACSFRVSSGERYYPMLKLNTSMAFREKERKYKNIFELLFRRSVLAPAYKQTFIDKFENGTLKVFFRVYLDRRKLPKSISNVEDTIADILAKETYSTSSLFKDMELDLASISVKTLDQDGGVPNRPQQQQQQQTARKKNTMITKNGLLRPSIRNTSSSSSSSLSSSSSSPSSTTLSPIKTDPDEANIDFSNIPTIQGTYKVTKLNGTDSPEIAERSRSTSTTVVPPETTERMVKTTRKEVETTSSSTETSKPETTSSKPKVTEVSTTKKPFKDFVDPEFETSPWRPIIPGFVNTELRLKLNDESVPSTVPEVPSIASKVDEPSLLPVFETIGETTSRDSEDHTDRIVPQEMVNFRVNGKFKNKIPTQPSDEPLFRDEVVSLPIDKEVRADSIEIADSEPIRKTYNVRVFSTGNVPIPETESSAIFGVQSEPEVAGIGEAEVVLDVDELEGRNRFSEIEASLEDAMQDRKAVLREAISRREPIYTSYKSPDLNGEAKPILVENPGTLRPFRHTIPVDKIAEAENEDEDQDREGPSRLEEKSKLEFEEQRPPISDLTTSITIDDDKTLKHTTTEIYSEILHPLNKNNGQKLQRPTEKLQQREDPIPQSVVNTGRNSTFVEIETVKYTPGSVKNESLVKKDGESDRDEAKRESELKSKVYNDTLKANVVENLVTLAPVKSNSGIGRPIRPRPRPPGASGNYTEDNYDSEGGELPIEDIVEVADRSYEKLRTANEEKPEEKDEEGAGSPDKSTKPDRQVVEVITSISTRVSEPEVRISDSKIGGSQRAKIEAPDFGANRSEEPLFDDFKNPGNSDRKISNARESIMLLEKLKQFAKVRTDTLTISTKQDGEDEVEDDPSRDHSTIPRPEVPSGNQGEELANFDKLTKLATVLSGDKVISSNDTDDFILSRDGIKVPTKVLIKAEERTEKMRSSTEENPVENNGETCQGFQCNDGKCLPAGARCNMLRECATSEDESNCRCGDFLKAQLLYHKICDGTPDCWDYSDETDCDWCGKGQFVCGNSKACVNPEKVCDGFRDCPSGEDEKKCAALIDENMSIGEGDTGVEIGSVESRDAKGEEEVEREATSTEGGNFSKWEKYEDETGVSDISGKNETDQEMMESSILETTTFRIVVKSGLDETSTRKSLDLNDEEALNSDGVVSGREITPNLKSGSIYGGNSFHTVEKNSNANRPISSVIGIPYRSEIDDYNDKGFLSVRKNGKWGKLCLTGMDNLLERKRTIWTVEDLGRAVCKAITYQDYERVEKVRLESEKTQQHEYYSLVYNEKTSEKTSLTFKPSNCPSGDVLRVKCKNLECGVRTQTPTQARWPFYRDSRIVGGGSSAAGSWPWQVALYKEGGYQCGGALVNDMWIISAAHCFYHTQSEYWVARIGTTRRGSFASPHEQLIHVNRIILHPDYIDIGFINDISLLKLERPVVFSDYVRPVCLPKTEPKGGEICKVTGWGQLFELGRVFPDTLQEVELPVMSTDECRRRTLFLPLYKITSGMLCAGLKDGGRDACLGDSGGPLVCPESNNKYTLQGITSNGYGCARPGRPGIYTKVHSYVPWIEGVMADDEFAPSSSFSLDCKGHRCPLGQCLPKSRVCNGYLECSDGSDELGCTID
- the LOC124214909 gene encoding uncharacterized protein isoform X2, which codes for MTSTCGSTKSHPALTTSSFYRPGSYPYQSEYYLPPRSAWYRVPPHVNKNGKNTTKWKIGSAVLIISAMLVLIAVLAVAGLALWMGALRNDPKNAVTGFACSFRVSSGERYYPMLKLNTSMAFREKERKYKNIFELLFRRSVLAPAYKQTFIDKFENGTLKVFFRVYLDRRKLPKSISNVEDTIADILAKETYSTSSLFKDMELDLASISVKTLDQDGGVPNRPQQQQQQQTARKKNTMITKNGLLRPSIRNTSSSSSSSLSSSSSSPSSTTLSPIKTDPDEANIDFSNIPTIQGTYKVTKLNGTDSPEIAERSRSTSTTVVPPETTERMVKTTRKEVETTSSSTETSKPETTSSKPKVTEVSTTKKPFKDFVDPEFETSPWRPIIPGFVNTELRLKLNDESVPSTVPEVPSIASKVDEPSLLPVFETIGETTSRDSEDHTDRIVPQEMVNFRVNGKFKNKIPTQPSDEPLFRDEVVSLPIDKEVRADSIEIADSEPIRKTYNVRVFSTGNVPIPETESSAIFGVQSEPEVAGIGEAEVVLDVDELEGRNRFSEIEASLEDAMQDRKAVLREAISRREPIYTSYKSPDLNGEAKPILVENPGTLRPFRHTIPVDKIAEAENEDEDQDREGPSRLEEKSKLEFEEQRPPISDLTTSITIDDDKTLKHTTTEIYSEILHPLNKNNGQKLQRPTEKLQQREDPIPQSVVNTGRNSTFVEIETVKYTPGSVKNESLVKKDGESDRDEAKRESELKSKVYNDTLKANVVENLVTLAPVKSNSGIGRPIRPRPRPPGASGNYTEDNYDSEGGELPIEDIVEVADRSYEKLRTANEEKPEEKDEEGAGSPDKSTKPDRQVVEVITSISTRVSEPEVRISDSKIGGSQRAKIEAPDFGANRSEEPLFDDFKNPGNSDRKISNARESIMLLEKLKQFAKVRTDTLTISTKQDGEDEVEDDPSRDHSTIPRPEVPSGNQGEELANFDKLTKLATVLSGDKVISSNDTDDFILSRDGIKVPTKVLIKAEERTEKMRSSTEENPVENNGETCQGFQCNDGKCLPAGARCNMLRECATSEDESNCRCGDFLKAQLLYHKICDGTPDCWDYSDETDCDWCGKGQFVCGNSKACVNPEKVCDGFRDCPSGEDEKKCAALIDENMSIGEGDTGVEIGSVESRDAKGEEEVEREATSTEGGNFSKWEKYEDETGVSDISGKNETDQEMMESSILETTTFRIVVKSGLDETSTRKSLDLNDEEALNSDGVVSGREITPNLKSGSIYGGNSFHTVEKNSNANRPISSVIGIPYRSEIDDYNDKGFLSVRKNGKWGKLCLTGMDNLLERKRTIWTVEDLGRAVCKAITYQDYERVEKVRLESEKTQQHEYYSLVYNEKTSEKTSLTFKPSNCPSGDVLRVKCKNLECGVRTQTPTQARIVGGGSSAAGSWPWQVALYKEGGYQCGGALVNDMWIISAAHCFYHTQSEYWVARIGTTRRGSFASPHEQLIHVNRIILHPDYIDIGFINDISLLKLERPVVFSDYVRPVCLPKTEPKGGEICKVTGWGQLFELGRVFPDTLQEVELPVMSTDECRRRTLFLPLYKITSGMLCAGLKDGGRDACLGDSGGPLVCPESNNKYTLQGITSNGYGCARPGRPGIYTKVHSYVPWIEGVMADDEFAPSSSFSLDCKGHRCPLGQCLPKSRVCNGYLECSDGSDELGCTID